From one Lycium ferocissimum isolate CSIRO_LF1 chromosome 7, AGI_CSIRO_Lferr_CH_V1, whole genome shotgun sequence genomic stretch:
- the LOC132063471 gene encoding myosin-12-like isoform X1, whose protein sequence is MGTPVNIIVGSQVWIEDPDDAWVDGEVAEIKGSNATVITTNGKTTVASISSIYPKDTEAPPAGVDDMTKLAYLHEPGVLNNLACRYALNEIYTYTGNILIAVNPFRRLPHLYDTHMMQQYKGAPFGELSPHLFAVADACYRALINEHGSQSILVSGESGAGKTETTKMLMRYLAFMGGRSGTEGRTVEQQVLESNPVLEAFGNAKTVKNNNSSRFGKFVEIQFDKHGKISGAAVRTYLLERSRVCQCSDPERNYHCFYMLCAAPPEDVKRYKLGNPRSFHYLNQSNCYEVANVDDAREYLETRNAMDVVGIGTEQQEAIFRVVAAILHLGNINFVKGKEVDSSKLKDEKSLFHLKTAAELFMCDEKALEDSLCKRVIVTPDGNITKLLDPAAATTSRDALAKTVYSRLFDWLVDTINTSIGQDPDAKNIIGVLDIYGFESFKVNSFEQFCINLTNEKLQQHFNQHVFKMEQDDYTTEEINWSYVEFVDNQDVLDLIEKKPGGIIALLDEACMFPKSTHETFAQKMYQTYKAHKRFSKPKLARTAFTINHYAGDVTYQADQFLDKNKDYVIAEFQALLMDSKCSFVANLFPPLPEESSKQSKFSSIGTRFKQQLQSLMETLSTTEPHYIRCVKPNTVLKPGIFENMNVLNQLRCGGVLEAIRISCAGYPTKRTFDEFLDRFGTLAPDVLDGCDEKSACIAICDRMGLKGYQIGKTKVFLRAGQMAELDARRTEVLAHAARRIQRQIRTYLTRKEFIALKRSTIHFQKLWRARLARVLYEQMKREAASIRIQKHVRSHSARKSYKELQAAAIVIQTGMRAMAARSEYRQRRRNKAAKIVQTQWRGFHAFSTYKQKKKASLSLQCLWRGRLARKELRKLRMAARDTGALKEAKDKLEKRVEELTWRLDFEKHLRIDLEEAKGQEISKLQKALQEMQTQLDEAHDAIIQEKEAAKIAIEQAPPVIKEVPVIDNTKVEKLTEENNNLEEEIRELNKRVEDFEQSYNEVEKECQATRREAEESQQRVSELQESIERLQLNLSNLESENQVLRQQALVASTNEANNEALSEEMDILKNKIKDLESENELLRTQRVVVQQVVSSDQEPKGLEILENTCPADNGHQTVEAHEEMKVEQQISKDSSPPISLIKQRSLTDRQQENHDILIKCLEEDKQFDKGIPVAACTLYKALLQWRSFEAEKTHIFDRIIHTIRSSIEDQDNTGDLAYWLSTSSTLLFLLQSTIKAGNVPTRSPYRNRSSPTTLFGRMAQQGFRSTSLSMAISSGYSGIEGSPNVRTRIEAKYPALLFKQHLTACVEKIYGMIRDNLKKEISPFLNQCIHAPRSARIRPLKGSSRSIHSNIIAKQQASIVHWQNIVNSLDNTLTILSENNVPSTVTRKILSQVFSYINVQLFNSLLLRRECCSFSNGEYLKAGLQELESWCSKVTGQYAGSSWDELQHIRQAVGFLVLHQKSQKALDEITSDLCPMLSIAQIYRIGTMFWDDKYGAHGLSPEVISKMRALTLEDSASIPNNTFLLDVDSSIPFSIEEISRSFQNINLSDVEPPPLLRQRSDFQFLLQAAE, encoded by the exons ATG GGAACTCCTGTAAACATTATAGTTGGATCCCAAGTGTGGATTGAGGATCCTGATGATGCCTGGGTTGATGGAGAAGTCGCAGAAATTAAAGGCTCAAATGCCACAGTAATCACAACTAATGGGAAGACG ACTGTTGCTTCTATTTCTAGCATATACCCAAAGGATACCGAAGCACCACCAGCTGGGGTTGATGACATGACCAAGTTAGCTTACCTCCATGAGCCTGGCGTTCTGAATAACCTTGCTTGTCGGTATGCTCTAAATGAGATATAT ACTTACACGGGGAATATCCTAATTGCGGTGAATCCATTTCGGAGACTTCCACATTTGTATGATACGCATATGATGCAGCAATACAAGGGAGCACCATTTGGAGAGCTAAGTCCACATCTTTTTGCAGTGGCAGATGCCTGTTATAG GGCATTGATAAATGAGCACGGCAGCCAGTCCATCTTGGTCAGTGGAGAGAGTGGAGCTGGTAAAACTGAGACAACGAAAATGTTAATGAGATATCTCGCGTTCATGGGTGGTAGGTCTGGTACTGAAGGAAGAACAGTTGAGCAACAAGTTCTGGAG TCCAACCCAGTTTTAGAAGCATTTGGGAATGCAAAGACTGTGAAGAACAACAATTCCAG TCGCTTTGGTAAATTTGTTGAAATTCAATTTGATAAGCATGGGAAGATTTCTGGGGCTGCAGTGAGGACATATCTTCTTGAAAGGTCACGTGTTTGCCAATGCTCAGACCCAGAGAGAAACTACCATTGTTTTTACATGCTTTGTGCTGCACCGCCAGAG GATGTGAAAAGATACAAACTTGGAAATCCAAGATCATTTCATTATCTAAACCAAAGTAACTGTTACGAAGTTGCAAATGTTGACGATGCAAGAGAGTATCTTGAGACCAGAAATGCTATGGATGTTGTTGGAATCGGTACGGAGCAGCAG GAAGCTATATTTCGGGTTGTAGCTGCAATACTCCATCTTGGAAACATCAACTTTGTTAAAGGAAAGGAGGTCGATTCCTCCAAACTAAAAGATGAAAAGTCACTTTTTCATCTGAAGACAGCTGCAGAGCTATTCAT GTGTGATGAGAAGGCACTAGAAGACTCACTTTGCAAGCGTGTCATTGTAACTCCTGATGGAAACATCACAAAACTACTGGATCCAGCAGCTGCAACCACGAGCAGGGATGCCCTGGCAAAGACTGTATACTCCAGATTGTTCGACTG GCTTGTGGACACAATAAACACTTCAATTGGTCAAGATCCTGATGCAAAAAACATAATTGGTGTCCTTGATATATATGGCTTTGAGAGCTTCAAAGTCAACAG CTTTGAGCAATTCTGCATCAACCTAACAAATGAGAAATTGCAGCAGCATTTTAACCAG CACGTATTCAAGATGGAACAAGACGATTATACGACAGAAGAAATCAACTGGAGTTATGTGGAGTTTGTAGATAACCAAGATGTTTTAGATCTTATTGAGAAG AAACCTGGAGGCATTATTGCTCTACTTGATGAAGCTTG TATGTTCCCAAAATCAACTCATGAGACATTTGCCCAAAAGATGTACCAGACATACAAAGCCCATAAAAGGTTTAGCAAGCCAAAACTTGCTCGTACTGCCTTTACAATCAATCATTACGCTGGTGAT GTTACTTACCAAGCAGATCAGTTCCTTGACAAAAACAAGGACTATGTGATAGCAGAATTTCAAGCTCTTCTGATGGACTCCAAGTGCTCTTTCGTTGCAAACCTCTTCCCTCCATTGCCCGAAGAATCGTCCAAGCAGTCCAAGTTTTCTTCCATCGGCACGCGTTTTAAG CAACAATTGCAATCTTTAATGGAGACCTTGAGCACTACAGAGCCACATTACATCAGATGTGTAAAGCCCAATACAGTTCTAAAGCCAGGGATATTTGAGAACATGAATGTATTAAACCAATTAAGATGTGGG GGTGTCTTAGAGGCGATCAGGATAAGTTGTGCAGGATATCCAACAAAAAGAACATTTGATGAGTTCCTTGACCGCTTTGGAACGTTAGCTCCAGATGTTCTTGACGG ATGTGATGAGAAGTCAGCATGCATTGCAATTTGTGATAGAATGGGTTTAAAGGGTTATCAG ATTGGGAAAACCAAAGTTTTTCTCAGAGCCGGGCAGATGGCTGAATTAGATGCCAGAAGAACTGAAGTTCTAGCTCATGCTGCAAGGCGCATTCAGAGGCAAATTCGAACATATCTTACCCGAAAGGAGTTCATAGCCCTAAAGAGATCTACAATTCATTTCCAGAAACTTTGGAGAG CACGACTTGCCAGAGTTCTGTATGAACAAATGAAAAGGGAAGCTGCTTCAATCCGCATACAAAAACACGTGCGTTCTCATTCAGCAAGAAAATCTTATAAGGAATTACAGGCAGCAGCTATAGTCATTCAAACAGGGATGAGAGCTATGGCAGCACGAAGTGAATATAGGCAGAGGAGGAGAAATAAAGCAGCTAAAATAGTTCAG ACTCAATGGAGAGGATTTCATGCCTTCTCAACTTATAAACAGAAGAAAAAAGCAAGTCTTTCACTTCAATGTCTCTGGAGAGGCAGGTTAGCAAGGAAGGAGCTTCGGAAATTGAGGATG GCTGCAAGAGATACAGGGGCACTTAAAGAAGCGAAGGACAAACTGGAAAAGCGTGTCGAAGAGTTAACGTGGCGATTagattttgaaaaacacttaaGG ATTGATCTCGAAGAAGCAAAGGGGCAAGAAATTTCGAAATTGCAAAAAGCTTTGCAAGAAATGCAAACACAACTAGATGAAGCCCATGATGCAATCattcaagagaaagaagcaGCAAAGATAGCCATTGAACAAGCTCCTCCAGTTATCAAGGAGGTACCAGTGATTGACAACACCAAAGTGGAGAAGCTGACAGAGGAAAACAACAATCTCGAg GAAGAAATCAGAGAGCTCAATAAGAGAGTAGAAGACTTCGAACAAAGCTACAATGAAGTTGAAAAAGAATGTCAGGCCACACGTAGAGAGGCAGAAGAATCCCAGCAAAGAGTTTCAGAGCTCCAAGAGTCCATTGAAAG aTTACAGCTGAATCTATCCAACCTTGAATCAGAGAATCAGGTTCTCCGCCAGCAGGCTTTAGTAGCATCAACAAATGAGGCCAACAATGAGGCCCTTTCTGAAGAAATGGACAT ACTTAAGAACAAGATCAAAGACTTGGAGTCAGAAAACGAGCTTCTCCGCACTCAAAGGGTAGTTGTGCAGCAAGTAGTAAGTTCTGATCAGGAACCTAAAGGGCTTGAG ATTCTTGAGAACACATGCCCAGCTGATAATGGACATCAAACAGTGGAAGCGCATGaagaaatgaaagtagaacaaCAAATATCTAAG GATTCTAGCCCTCCCATCTCTTTAATTAAGCAAAGATCCTTGACAGATAGACAGCAG GAAAACCATGATATACTGATAAAGTGCCTCGAGGAAGACAAGCAATTTGACAAGGGAATACCAGTAGCTGCATGCACCCTATACAAAGCACTTCTGCAGTGGAGATCCTTTGAAGCAGAAAAAACACATATATTTGATCGGATTATTCATACCATCCGATCATCTATAGAG GATCAGGATAATACCGGTGATCTAGCCTACTGGCTGTCAACATCTTCAACTCTGTTGTTCCTTTTGCAAAGCACAATCAAAGCTGGTAATGTGCCTACTAGGTCCCCATATCGTAACCGCAGCTCACCTACCACATTGTTTGGAAGAATGGCACAG CAGGGTTTTCGCTCAACTTCGTTAAGCATGGCAATTTCCAGTGGATACAGCGGAATTGAGGGAAGCCCAAATGTCCGAACAAGGATAGAAGCTAAATACCCAGCACTATTGTTTAAGCAACACCTAACTGCTTGCGTTGAGAAAATATATGGAATGATCCGCGACAacttaaagaaagaaataagtcCATTTCTTAACCAATGCATACAT GCTCCAAGATCTGCAAGGATAAGACCTTTAAAAGGTTCATCTAGAAGTATACATTCAAACATCATCGCGAAACAACAGGCATCCATCGTACACTGGCAAAACATTGTGAATAGTCTAGACAATACATTGACCATACTCTCAGAAAATAAT GTCCCTTCCACCGTTACAAGGAAAATACTCAGTCAGGTGTTCTCATACATAAATGTCCAGCTTTTCAACAG CTTGTTGCTTCGTCGTGAATGCTGCTCATTTAGCAATGGGGAATATCTCAAGGCAGGTCTGCAAGAATTGGAAAGTTGGTGTTCCAAAGTAACAGGGCAG TATGCTGGATCTTCGTGGGATGAGCTTCAACACATAAGGCAAGCTGTAGGATTTCTG GTGTTGCATCAAAAATCTCAAAAGGCATTGGATGAGATCACAAGTGACCTCTGCCCG ATGCTGAGCATTGCACAAATATATCGCATTGGAACTATGTTCTGGGACGACAAATACGGAGCCCATGGTTTATCTCCAGAG GTCATTAGCAAGATGAGAGCACTAACATTGGAAGACTCAGCCAGCATTCCGAATAATACATTCTTGCTTGATGTGGATTCAAG CATACCATTCTCTATAGAAGAAATATCGCGATCCTTCCAGAATATCAACTTGTCTGATGTGGAACCACCTCCCCTCCTTCGTCAAAGATCAGATTTTCAATTCTTGCTGCAGGCAGCAGAATAA
- the LOC132063471 gene encoding myosin-12-like isoform X2 → MGTPVNIIVGSQVWIEDPDDAWVDGEVAEIKGSNATVITTNGKTTVASISSIYPKDTEAPPAGVDDMTKLAYLHEPGVLNNLACRYALNEIYTYTGNILIAVNPFRRLPHLYDTHMMQQYKGAPFGELSPHLFAVADACYRALINEHGSQSILVSGESGAGKTETTKMLMRYLAFMGGRSGTEGRTVEQQVLESNPVLEAFGNAKTVKNNNSSRFGKFVEIQFDKHGKISGAAVRTYLLERSRVCQCSDPERNYHCFYMLCAAPPEDVKRYKLGNPRSFHYLNQSNCYEVANVDDAREYLETRNAMDVVGIGTEQQEAIFRVVAAILHLGNINFVKGKEVDSSKLKDEKSLFHLKTAAELFMCDEKALEDSLCKRVIVTPDGNITKLLDPAAATTSRDALAKTVYSRLFDWLVDTINTSIGQDPDAKNIIGVLDIYGFESFKVNSFEQFCINLTNEKLQQHFNQHVFKMEQDDYTTEEINWSYVEFVDNQDVLDLIEKKPGGIIALLDEACMFPKSTHETFAQKMYQTYKAHKRFSKPKLARTAFTINHYAGDVTYQADQFLDKNKDYVIAEFQALLMDSKCSFVANLFPPLPEESSKQSKFSSIGTRFKQQLQSLMETLSTTEPHYIRCVKPNTVLKPGIFENMNVLNQLRCGGVLEAIRISCAGYPTKRTFDEFLDRFGTLAPDVLDGCDEKSACIAICDRMGLKGYQIGKTKVFLRAGQMAELDARRTEVLAHAARRIQRQIRTYLTRKEFIALKRSTIHFQKLWRARLARVLYEQMKREAASIRIQKHVRSHSARKSYKELQAAAIVIQTGMRAMAARSEYRQRRRNKAAKIVQTQWRGFHAFSTYKQKKKASLSLQCLWRGRLARKELRKLRMAARDTGALKEAKDKLEKRVEELTWRLDFEKHLRIDLEEAKGQEISKLQKALQEMQTQLDEAHDAIIQEKEAAKIAIEQAPPVIKEVPVIDNTKVEKLTEENNNLEEEIRELNKRVEDFEQSYNEVEKECQATRREAEESQQRVSELQESIERLQLNLSNLESENQVLRQQALVASTNEANNEALSEEMDILKNKIKDLESENELLRTQRVVVQQVVSSDQEPKGLEILENTCPADNGHQTVEAHEEMKVEQQISKDSSPPISLIKQRSLTDRQQENHDILIKCLEEDKQFDKGIPVAACTLYKALLQWRSFEAEKTHIFDRIIHTIRSSIEDQDNTGDLAYWLSTSSTLLFLLQSTIKAGNVPTRSPYRNRSSPTTLFGRMAQGFRSTSLSMAISSGYSGIEGSPNVRTRIEAKYPALLFKQHLTACVEKIYGMIRDNLKKEISPFLNQCIHAPRSARIRPLKGSSRSIHSNIIAKQQASIVHWQNIVNSLDNTLTILSENNVPSTVTRKILSQVFSYINVQLFNSLLLRRECCSFSNGEYLKAGLQELESWCSKVTGQYAGSSWDELQHIRQAVGFLVLHQKSQKALDEITSDLCPMLSIAQIYRIGTMFWDDKYGAHGLSPEVISKMRALTLEDSASIPNNTFLLDVDSSIPFSIEEISRSFQNINLSDVEPPPLLRQRSDFQFLLQAAE, encoded by the exons ATG GGAACTCCTGTAAACATTATAGTTGGATCCCAAGTGTGGATTGAGGATCCTGATGATGCCTGGGTTGATGGAGAAGTCGCAGAAATTAAAGGCTCAAATGCCACAGTAATCACAACTAATGGGAAGACG ACTGTTGCTTCTATTTCTAGCATATACCCAAAGGATACCGAAGCACCACCAGCTGGGGTTGATGACATGACCAAGTTAGCTTACCTCCATGAGCCTGGCGTTCTGAATAACCTTGCTTGTCGGTATGCTCTAAATGAGATATAT ACTTACACGGGGAATATCCTAATTGCGGTGAATCCATTTCGGAGACTTCCACATTTGTATGATACGCATATGATGCAGCAATACAAGGGAGCACCATTTGGAGAGCTAAGTCCACATCTTTTTGCAGTGGCAGATGCCTGTTATAG GGCATTGATAAATGAGCACGGCAGCCAGTCCATCTTGGTCAGTGGAGAGAGTGGAGCTGGTAAAACTGAGACAACGAAAATGTTAATGAGATATCTCGCGTTCATGGGTGGTAGGTCTGGTACTGAAGGAAGAACAGTTGAGCAACAAGTTCTGGAG TCCAACCCAGTTTTAGAAGCATTTGGGAATGCAAAGACTGTGAAGAACAACAATTCCAG TCGCTTTGGTAAATTTGTTGAAATTCAATTTGATAAGCATGGGAAGATTTCTGGGGCTGCAGTGAGGACATATCTTCTTGAAAGGTCACGTGTTTGCCAATGCTCAGACCCAGAGAGAAACTACCATTGTTTTTACATGCTTTGTGCTGCACCGCCAGAG GATGTGAAAAGATACAAACTTGGAAATCCAAGATCATTTCATTATCTAAACCAAAGTAACTGTTACGAAGTTGCAAATGTTGACGATGCAAGAGAGTATCTTGAGACCAGAAATGCTATGGATGTTGTTGGAATCGGTACGGAGCAGCAG GAAGCTATATTTCGGGTTGTAGCTGCAATACTCCATCTTGGAAACATCAACTTTGTTAAAGGAAAGGAGGTCGATTCCTCCAAACTAAAAGATGAAAAGTCACTTTTTCATCTGAAGACAGCTGCAGAGCTATTCAT GTGTGATGAGAAGGCACTAGAAGACTCACTTTGCAAGCGTGTCATTGTAACTCCTGATGGAAACATCACAAAACTACTGGATCCAGCAGCTGCAACCACGAGCAGGGATGCCCTGGCAAAGACTGTATACTCCAGATTGTTCGACTG GCTTGTGGACACAATAAACACTTCAATTGGTCAAGATCCTGATGCAAAAAACATAATTGGTGTCCTTGATATATATGGCTTTGAGAGCTTCAAAGTCAACAG CTTTGAGCAATTCTGCATCAACCTAACAAATGAGAAATTGCAGCAGCATTTTAACCAG CACGTATTCAAGATGGAACAAGACGATTATACGACAGAAGAAATCAACTGGAGTTATGTGGAGTTTGTAGATAACCAAGATGTTTTAGATCTTATTGAGAAG AAACCTGGAGGCATTATTGCTCTACTTGATGAAGCTTG TATGTTCCCAAAATCAACTCATGAGACATTTGCCCAAAAGATGTACCAGACATACAAAGCCCATAAAAGGTTTAGCAAGCCAAAACTTGCTCGTACTGCCTTTACAATCAATCATTACGCTGGTGAT GTTACTTACCAAGCAGATCAGTTCCTTGACAAAAACAAGGACTATGTGATAGCAGAATTTCAAGCTCTTCTGATGGACTCCAAGTGCTCTTTCGTTGCAAACCTCTTCCCTCCATTGCCCGAAGAATCGTCCAAGCAGTCCAAGTTTTCTTCCATCGGCACGCGTTTTAAG CAACAATTGCAATCTTTAATGGAGACCTTGAGCACTACAGAGCCACATTACATCAGATGTGTAAAGCCCAATACAGTTCTAAAGCCAGGGATATTTGAGAACATGAATGTATTAAACCAATTAAGATGTGGG GGTGTCTTAGAGGCGATCAGGATAAGTTGTGCAGGATATCCAACAAAAAGAACATTTGATGAGTTCCTTGACCGCTTTGGAACGTTAGCTCCAGATGTTCTTGACGG ATGTGATGAGAAGTCAGCATGCATTGCAATTTGTGATAGAATGGGTTTAAAGGGTTATCAG ATTGGGAAAACCAAAGTTTTTCTCAGAGCCGGGCAGATGGCTGAATTAGATGCCAGAAGAACTGAAGTTCTAGCTCATGCTGCAAGGCGCATTCAGAGGCAAATTCGAACATATCTTACCCGAAAGGAGTTCATAGCCCTAAAGAGATCTACAATTCATTTCCAGAAACTTTGGAGAG CACGACTTGCCAGAGTTCTGTATGAACAAATGAAAAGGGAAGCTGCTTCAATCCGCATACAAAAACACGTGCGTTCTCATTCAGCAAGAAAATCTTATAAGGAATTACAGGCAGCAGCTATAGTCATTCAAACAGGGATGAGAGCTATGGCAGCACGAAGTGAATATAGGCAGAGGAGGAGAAATAAAGCAGCTAAAATAGTTCAG ACTCAATGGAGAGGATTTCATGCCTTCTCAACTTATAAACAGAAGAAAAAAGCAAGTCTTTCACTTCAATGTCTCTGGAGAGGCAGGTTAGCAAGGAAGGAGCTTCGGAAATTGAGGATG GCTGCAAGAGATACAGGGGCACTTAAAGAAGCGAAGGACAAACTGGAAAAGCGTGTCGAAGAGTTAACGTGGCGATTagattttgaaaaacacttaaGG ATTGATCTCGAAGAAGCAAAGGGGCAAGAAATTTCGAAATTGCAAAAAGCTTTGCAAGAAATGCAAACACAACTAGATGAAGCCCATGATGCAATCattcaagagaaagaagcaGCAAAGATAGCCATTGAACAAGCTCCTCCAGTTATCAAGGAGGTACCAGTGATTGACAACACCAAAGTGGAGAAGCTGACAGAGGAAAACAACAATCTCGAg GAAGAAATCAGAGAGCTCAATAAGAGAGTAGAAGACTTCGAACAAAGCTACAATGAAGTTGAAAAAGAATGTCAGGCCACACGTAGAGAGGCAGAAGAATCCCAGCAAAGAGTTTCAGAGCTCCAAGAGTCCATTGAAAG aTTACAGCTGAATCTATCCAACCTTGAATCAGAGAATCAGGTTCTCCGCCAGCAGGCTTTAGTAGCATCAACAAATGAGGCCAACAATGAGGCCCTTTCTGAAGAAATGGACAT ACTTAAGAACAAGATCAAAGACTTGGAGTCAGAAAACGAGCTTCTCCGCACTCAAAGGGTAGTTGTGCAGCAAGTAGTAAGTTCTGATCAGGAACCTAAAGGGCTTGAG ATTCTTGAGAACACATGCCCAGCTGATAATGGACATCAAACAGTGGAAGCGCATGaagaaatgaaagtagaacaaCAAATATCTAAG GATTCTAGCCCTCCCATCTCTTTAATTAAGCAAAGATCCTTGACAGATAGACAGCAG GAAAACCATGATATACTGATAAAGTGCCTCGAGGAAGACAAGCAATTTGACAAGGGAATACCAGTAGCTGCATGCACCCTATACAAAGCACTTCTGCAGTGGAGATCCTTTGAAGCAGAAAAAACACATATATTTGATCGGATTATTCATACCATCCGATCATCTATAGAG GATCAGGATAATACCGGTGATCTAGCCTACTGGCTGTCAACATCTTCAACTCTGTTGTTCCTTTTGCAAAGCACAATCAAAGCTGGTAATGTGCCTACTAGGTCCCCATATCGTAACCGCAGCTCACCTACCACATTGTTTGGAAGAATGGCACAG GGTTTTCGCTCAACTTCGTTAAGCATGGCAATTTCCAGTGGATACAGCGGAATTGAGGGAAGCCCAAATGTCCGAACAAGGATAGAAGCTAAATACCCAGCACTATTGTTTAAGCAACACCTAACTGCTTGCGTTGAGAAAATATATGGAATGATCCGCGACAacttaaagaaagaaataagtcCATTTCTTAACCAATGCATACAT GCTCCAAGATCTGCAAGGATAAGACCTTTAAAAGGTTCATCTAGAAGTATACATTCAAACATCATCGCGAAACAACAGGCATCCATCGTACACTGGCAAAACATTGTGAATAGTCTAGACAATACATTGACCATACTCTCAGAAAATAAT GTCCCTTCCACCGTTACAAGGAAAATACTCAGTCAGGTGTTCTCATACATAAATGTCCAGCTTTTCAACAG CTTGTTGCTTCGTCGTGAATGCTGCTCATTTAGCAATGGGGAATATCTCAAGGCAGGTCTGCAAGAATTGGAAAGTTGGTGTTCCAAAGTAACAGGGCAG TATGCTGGATCTTCGTGGGATGAGCTTCAACACATAAGGCAAGCTGTAGGATTTCTG GTGTTGCATCAAAAATCTCAAAAGGCATTGGATGAGATCACAAGTGACCTCTGCCCG ATGCTGAGCATTGCACAAATATATCGCATTGGAACTATGTTCTGGGACGACAAATACGGAGCCCATGGTTTATCTCCAGAG GTCATTAGCAAGATGAGAGCACTAACATTGGAAGACTCAGCCAGCATTCCGAATAATACATTCTTGCTTGATGTGGATTCAAG CATACCATTCTCTATAGAAGAAATATCGCGATCCTTCCAGAATATCAACTTGTCTGATGTGGAACCACCTCCCCTCCTTCGTCAAAGATCAGATTTTCAATTCTTGCTGCAGGCAGCAGAATAA